One window of the Populus trichocarpa isolate Nisqually-1 chromosome 9, P.trichocarpa_v4.1, whole genome shotgun sequence genome contains the following:
- the LOC7478582 gene encoding uncharacterized protein LOC7478582 produces MESFTAEDLSTIGGIATVSLLHSFIPTHWLPFSIVGRAQKWTLSRTLLVTAFGAVLHVLSTSLLGITAITMANTIAGEETVHKLASLLLIILGGCYMILFLSGKGGHSHSHNQPMEKMAVAGLVLVPALSPCATTLPVFLAVGNSSSMMVLAIIVLLFSTITVMTSLVALSFYGASQLKFHWVERYDKLLVGSVLCLVGILTLIFHDHDHDHQGHGDFSGEHLNRKLIGL; encoded by the exons ATGGAGAGTTTCACCGCAGAAGATCTGTCAACAATCGGAGGAATAGCCACTGTTTCTCTTCTCCATTCTTTCATTCCAACACATTGGCTTCCTTTCTCTATTGTCGGGCGTGCCCAGAAATGGACTCTCTCCAGAACTCTCCTTGTCA CTGCATTTGGGGCAGTTTTGCATGTGCTTTCTACTTCACTTCTTGGTATAACAGCAATTACTATGGCGAATACTATTGCTGGTGAAGAAACAGTTCACAAACTTGCTTCGCTTTTGCTTATAATTCTTGGTGGTTGTTATATGATACTGTTTCTGTCTGGGAAAGGAGGGCATAGTCATTCTCATAACCAGCCTATGGAGAAAATGGCCGTAGCAGGGCTTGTCCTTGTTCCTGCATTATCTCCTTGTGCAACAACTCTCCCTGTTTTTCTTGCTGTTGGGAATTCATCCTCCATGATGGTGCTTGCCATTATTGTGCTGCTATTCAG CACAATAACTGTGATGACATCTCTTGTGGCTCTATCATTCTACGGTGCCAGCCAGCTGAAGTTTCACTGGGTTGAGCGATACGACAAACTTCTTGTTGGTTCAGTTCTATGTTTGGTGGGAATCTTGacgcttatttttcatgatcatgatcatgatcatcaAGGACATGGAGATTTCTCAGGGGAGCATTTGAATAGGAAACTCATCGGCCTTTGA
- the LOC7460088 gene encoding NDR1/HIN1-like protein 13 gives MADRVYPRDDSPPQTTELKPPPPPPPQEEEDQAHHPESPKKLAGPQSEKPVQPPPGTYVIQIPKDQVYRVPPPENAQRFERLSRRKPRRSHCCCCLCWFLSFLAAFLFLVGLAAAILYLVFRPESPDYSIERVSISGLNLTSSGPISPEFNVTVRANNPNNKIGIYYEKGSSVNVYNDGVKMAAGSLPVFYQDKNNVTVFVTSLKGSAIELTSGVRTALVNGVSKGTVPFNLALRAPVKFKVGSVKTWKITVKVDCDLTVDKLTASAKIGSKSCDYGVDLW, from the coding sequence ATGGCCGACCGAGTTTATCCTCGTGATGACTCACCACCACAGACTACCGAGCTcaagccgccgccgccgccgccacccCAGGAAGAGGAGGATCAAGCACATCACCCAGAGTCACCGAAGAAACTTGCCGGGCCTCAATCAGAGAAACCAGTGCAACCACCACCAGGAACTTACGTCATCCAGATCCCTAAAGACCAAGTCTACCGAGTTCCGCCACCGGAAAATGCTCAACGCTTCGAACGTCTCTCCCGCCGCAAGCCCCGCCGCAGCCATTGCTGCTGTTGTCTCTGCTGGTTCCTCTCATTCCTCGCTGCCTTCCTCTTCCTCGTCGGCCTCGCTGCAGCTATCCTCTACCTCGTTTTCCGACCCGAGTCGCCGGATTATTCAATCGAGCGTGTCTCCATTTCGGGGTTAAATCTGACGTCATCAGGACCAATCTCTCCGGAATTTAACGTTACTGTGAGAGCTAATAACCCTAACAATAAAATTGGAATTTATTACGAAAAAGGAAGTTCCGTTAATGTTTATAACGACGGCGTTAAAATGGCTGCGGGATCGTTACCTGTTTTCTACCAAGATAAAAACAATGTGACGGTGTTTGTAACGTCGTTAAAGGGATCTGCTATTGAGTTAACGAGTGGTGTTCGTACGGCTTTAGTCAACGGGGTGAGTAAAGGAACTGTGCCGTTTAATCTGGCTTTGAGGGCTCCGGTCAAGTTTAAGGTTGGGTCTGTTAAGACATGGAAGATTACTGTCAAAGTTGACTGTGATTTGACGGTGGACAAGCTAACGGCTTCTGCGAAGATTGGGTCTAAAAGTTGTGATTATGGTGTGGATTTGTGGTAG